The following coding sequences lie in one Niabella agricola genomic window:
- a CDS encoding rhamnogalacturonan acetylesterase has translation MKKGLLALCIVALLFAFKEQKKITIYSIGDSTMCDYDQRYLDSFGGEGYPIRGWMQMMPRFFADQVTIHNMARSGRSSRSFKNEGWWQKVIDAVKPGDYMFIMFGPNDEKPDTLRHTDPQTTYRQYLVGYIKETRAKGGIPVLFTSITRRKFDKEGRVLPDTFEPYAEEVRKIAAEMKVPLVDLNVKSKALVQQYGPEASKKLYLYIEPGKFTKLPKGRKDDTHLSEAGAAEIARLAAEGLKELKLPVAKYLK, from the coding sequence ATGAAAAAAGGACTTCTTGCTTTATGTATTGTTGCATTGCTGTTTGCATTTAAGGAACAAAAAAAGATCACCATCTATTCTATCGGAGATTCTACGATGTGTGATTATGACCAGCGGTACCTGGATAGCTTTGGTGGCGAAGGGTATCCCATCCGTGGCTGGATGCAGATGATGCCCCGTTTTTTTGCGGATCAGGTAACGATTCACAACATGGCCCGGAGCGGGAGAAGTTCAAGGAGCTTTAAGAACGAAGGCTGGTGGCAAAAGGTAATTGATGCTGTAAAACCGGGTGATTATATGTTTATTATGTTCGGACCGAATGATGAAAAGCCGGATACACTACGGCATACGGATCCTCAGACCACTTACCGCCAGTACCTGGTGGGTTATATTAAAGAAACAAGAGCAAAGGGAGGGATACCAGTATTGTTTACTTCTATTACCCGCAGAAAGTTTGATAAAGAGGGGAGGGTGTTGCCCGACACATTTGAGCCGTATGCGGAAGAGGTACGGAAAATTGCGGCAGAGATGAAAGTGCCGCTGGTGGATCTGAATGTAAAGTCAAAAGCGCTGGTGCAACAGTACGGCCCCGAAGCTTCAAAGAAATTGTACCTGTACATCGAGCCGGGTAAGTTTACCAAACTTCCAAAGGGGAGGAAGGACGATACACACCTCTCCGAAGCGGGTGCTGCCGAAATCGCACGGCTGGCGGCTGAAGGTCTGAAGGAGCTGAAATTGCCGGTAGCCAAGTATCTGAAATAA